The genomic DNA GCATCCGCATTGCGGGTTCTTGTAGAGCGTGACCTCCTGCGCGGCGACCGGTGCGGCATTCAGGCTCATCGCAAGGACAGCGGCAGCACCTGCGGTGCCGAGGCTGGCAAATCCAAGTATCTTTTTCATCGGTTCTTTCCCTTCCGTCGTCAGTGATCTGTGAGTTTTCAGGTTTTGGTCGTGTCAGGATCGACACGGATGACGCCCATCATGCCCGCCGCCTGGTGTTCCAGGATGTGACAGTGGAACATCCAGTCGCCTGGGTTGTCCGCGACGAACGCGATCTCGACCCGTTCTTCGGGTGCCATCAGGACGGTGTCCTGCCATTCGCGATACCGAGTCGGTTGTCCGTTGCGGGCGATCACACGGAACGAATGTCCATGAAAATGGATCGGATGGTGCCAAGCCGTGCGATTATCCATCTCGAACACGTGCGACGTGCCCTGCGGCAGGACCAGCGACGGGTCCATCATGTGACCCGTCGCGGCTTCGCCGTTGATGAACCACATGTTTCCTTCGCGCATCTGGCCCATCATCGACCCCATGCCGCCGCCCATCATCATCTGCCCCATCATTCCGCCTTTGAAGACGATCTGATGTCGCGCGGCCGACGCCATGTCCGGTTCCGCCAACGGGTTGGGTCGCAGGTCCATCGACCAATCCGGCACACTGTCCCGCAGCCTGTCAGGCCCATAGACGAGGTCGACCAGACGGTATTCGAGGCCGTCGTAGAACACATCGGTGACGGTGACGACTTCTCCGGGCTTGCCAGTCATGTCGATCACCAGATCAACACGCATGGCTGGTCCGATCACCACAATATCGCTGTCAGGGGCATGGGGAGTCACGGGTTGACCGTCCAAAGCGACCACAACCGGTGCAAGACCACCGAAATCCAGCCCGAATATCCGCGCGTTCGCCGCATTGACTAGCCGCAAGCGGATGCGCTCACCGGACCGCACCGCGATGCGGTCGGGTATCTGGCCGTTGATGGTCACGGAATTACCAATACGACCGCCGTGCGTCGCGTCGTGGCGGTTGCCGAAGTCATCCGCAATTTGCCCGTCCCGGGTCATGCGCCAGTCGTCCAGCATCCAGGTCAGGTCACGATCCACGCGGATCGGGTCCGCCTCCTCGACGATCAGTGGCCCGTAAAGGCCGCGTCCGACCTGTTCCGAACTGCGCTGGTGCGGATGGTACCAGAACGTGCCCGCATCCAGCGCATCGAACTCGTAGAGAAAATCGCCATCAACCGGGATCGGGTCTTGCGTGAGGAACGGCACTCCGTCCATCGCATTGGACGTGCGAATGCCATGCCAGTGGATTGTGGTCCCTTCATCCAACCCATTCTGAGCCAGAACCCGCACGCGGTCGCCCCGCCGGACCCTGATTTCAGGACCGGGGACGGACCCGTTATAGCTCCAGACATTAGTCGGGCCGTATGGTGACGGGCGCAGGGCGGCCTGTCCGGATGCCGCGCGTAGGACGAATGGGTCCCCAGTTGGATCGGCCATTGCCATTCGTGCAGGTGATAGAGCGGATAGGGTTGTGAATGCGGCACCTGTGCGAAGCACGTGCCTTCGTGAAATCGGTCTGTGGAGGATCATCGCAACTGCCTTGATCTGAAAGGGGCGCACTCAGCCAGCTTCGGCCAAGGCAACAATCAGGCCTCGCAGCAGGCGAGGCCGGTTTCAGGTTCAGACAGGCAGTTTGGGAGGGAATGGATCAAGCGACGGATTCGTGCCGAGTGAGATCAGAGGTTCGGCACCCCGGACGGCAGTACCAAAAGGCCTCGTGAGCCGCGCTGACGGCATCTTGGCAAGGAGGCCAGAAGTACCGCTGGAGCCGCAAGGAACAGGACACCCACCTTCACAGGCAGTGCCCTCAGCAAATCCGGTGGCATCGCACCCGCCGCAACGGCCATCCGCGCTTTCGGTGGGTTCCATCTGCGCCATAGCCGTGATTGACATACTGGCCGACGACATATCCGGCGCAGTCACTGCACCGAAGGTCAGCATGAGAATCAAAACAAGGCGAAAAACGCAGGTCATACAGTTACTGCTACAACCTTCCAGCAAGGGGAGGTCAAGTGACATTCTGTAACTTGGACGTGATACCCCTGTAGTGTATCCGCCTCAGACCTTCGCTACTGCCCTTCGCAGCCAGTTGCTCATGCAAAGGTTCATCAGTCCACTTGACGTTGGTCGACGTCAACTTGCCGTCGCAAATGAGGAAATGATATCCTCATGCTCGGTCAGCTTTTTTCGTGAGTATGAGTTTCCTCCCCATCTCTCGAATTACCGTGACCATAGAGATCGGCGTTCTGATGAGCGCGATCCTCGTGCTCGAATTCGAGGCTGGAATGGCTGATGCCGAATTCTCCCTTCAGCCGCTTCTTGATCGCGCTCTTGATCTCTTCAATCTTCGACCACCCCTCGGCTGCCACGACGACATGGCAGTCGAGCGCAGCCTTGTGCTCTTGCATTTGCCAGAGATGGACGTGGTGGACGTCGGCGACGCCTTCGACTTTCCGCATCGCTTCGACGACGGCCTCGTTGTCGATGTCCGGCGGGCTCCCGAGCATCAGGGTTCGGATTGGGCCGCCTATTTCAGTGAAAGACAGATACAGGATGTAGATGGCGATGCCGATGGTGATGGCAGGATCGACCCAACGCATGTCGTAAAGGATGATCAGCGACCCAGCGACGATAACCGCGACCGAAGCAAGCGCGTCCGACAGGTTATGCAGGAAAAGCGCGCGGATGTTCACGCTGCCCTTCTGCATCGAATAGGTCAGCATTGCGGTCAGCGTGTCGACCACAAGCGCAATTCCACCGAGAATGACGACGGTCCAACCCATGACTTCGGGTGGATCAATCATGCGCATGCCACCTTCGTAGATCAGGTAGAAGCCGATCAAAATCAGGGTGGTGTAGTTAACCAGGGCTGCGACGATTTCGACCCGACCATAGCCGAAGGTCATGCGCTCATCGGCTGGGCGGCGCGCGATCTTGCGTGCGGCGAAGGCAATGACAAGCGAGGCCATATCGGAAAAGTTGTGCAGCGCATCGGCGATCAGTGCCAGACTGCCCGAGAATATGCCCCCGACGACTTGCGCAACGGTAAGAAGCCCGTTCGCCCAGATGGCGATGGCAACCCGCCGATCGCCGGAATCCGGATCGATATGCGCGTGCCCGTGGTCATGTGGCATTGGCAGGCTCCGCGTGCGCGTGTGTCGCGCGTCGGTCAGTCTTCAGGCGGCCGCTGCGGAAACCACGTACGCGCGCATTCATCCAGTGGCGAATTATATGACGGTAAAGGGCGCCACGCAGCCATCCAAAGGATTGCTCATGGGACAAATAGAAGGCGTCCGGCGTATCGTACACGCCGAAATCCTGCACGATGCCGGTTTTCTGAATGTAGGTATCTTCTCCGTTCCAGGCAACGGGAGGCGCGCCAAGGCAATCCGTGCCCGCGCCATACCCGCAGAGACTGTCCGTGTCCGAGAAAGACGTTTGCAGGACTTTGAGGAAGGCATCATCCAGGATGAAGCCTTCAAGGTTGATCCAGGCACCTTGAAATTCGATCTCGACCCATGAGTGGAGAATTTCCTGCGGAGCAAGCGGATACACCAGCTCAGGGACAACACCGCGCTGCAAGCCTTTATGGATCGTAAACCCATGCAACCGGCAACGAATGCCGACACCACGCAGCAGCGCCATCAAGAGCGTGCCTTTGGTATTGCACTGCCCGTAGCCGTCGGAAAGCACTTCGGATGCGGGGATGTCGTCAGCTCGATTGTATCCGAACGCGATTTCATTC from Sulfitobacter sp. THAF37 includes the following:
- a CDS encoding transglutaminase family protein; its protein translation is MIDPLLVPTKLLDFDAAPLARLIENRSWRGLSEYDRIGAAYDFVRNEIAFGYNRADDIPASEVLSDGYGQCNTKGTLLMALLRGVGIRCRLHGFTIHKGLQRGVVPELVYPLAPQEILHSWVEIEFQGAWINLEGFILDDAFLKVLQTSFSDTDSLCGYGAGTDCLGAPPVAWNGEDTYIQKTGIVQDFGVYDTPDAFYLSHEQSFGWLRGALYRHIIRHWMNARVRGFRSGRLKTDRRATHAHAEPANAT
- a CDS encoding cation diffusion facilitator family transporter — protein: MPHDHGHAHIDPDSGDRRVAIAIWANGLLTVAQVVGGIFSGSLALIADALHNFSDMASLVIAFAARKIARRPADERMTFGYGRVEIVAALVNYTTLILIGFYLIYEGGMRMIDPPEVMGWTVVILGGIALVVDTLTAMLTYSMQKGSVNIRALFLHNLSDALASVAVIVAGSLIILYDMRWVDPAITIGIAIYILYLSFTEIGGPIRTLMLGSPPDIDNEAVVEAMRKVEGVADVHHVHLWQMQEHKAALDCHVVVAAEGWSKIEEIKSAIKKRLKGEFGISHSSLEFEHEDRAHQNADLYGHGNSRDGEETHTHEKS
- a CDS encoding multicopper oxidase family protein, coding for MILHRPISRRHVLRTGAAFTTLSALSPARMAMADPTGDPFVLRAASGQAALRPSPYGPTNVWSYNGSVPGPEIRVRRGDRVRVLAQNGLDEGTTIHWHGIRTSNAMDGVPFLTQDPIPVDGDFLYEFDALDAGTFWYHPHQRSSEQVGRGLYGPLIVEEADPIRVDRDLTWMLDDWRMTRDGQIADDFGNRHDATHGGRIGNSVTINGQIPDRIAVRSGERIRLRLVNAANARIFGLDFGGLAPVVVALDGQPVTPHAPDSDIVVIGPAMRVDLVIDMTGKPGEVVTVTDVFYDGLEYRLVDLVYGPDRLRDSVPDWSMDLRPNPLAEPDMASAARHQIVFKGGMMGQMMMGGGMGSMMGQMREGNMWFINGEAATGHMMDPSLVLPQGTSHVFEMDNRTAWHHPIHFHGHSFRVIARNGQPTRYREWQDTVLMAPEERVEIAFVADNPGDWMFHCHILEHQAAGMMGVIRVDPDTTKT